In one window of Nicotiana tabacum cultivar K326 chromosome 12, ASM71507v2, whole genome shotgun sequence DNA:
- the LOC107815966 gene encoding uncharacterized protein LOC107815966 — translation MEQIGAFFDEEWESLTKLFSSTETADFMLQLHGDQGSLFAINARENAGSGYENGPPQSALYQLGDEQHEANTSFQYFSQESSITSCGSDGIFFTNNSNHDIDHDVNNQLLQVAINNQPDDQSIDFFIMDNKNNLENLSINFPDDTNDMDSPSSKEEMVCDQLDNVGISPVSSKEMQLKRKFDKIALQSSSKEQKLKEELPENPKKKSRGSSQDAQKNKKKAQPKGKKNQKITQINNEEGEDQEANNAAIQNGQSSSCCSSEDDSNASQELNGGAISSKSKGKSRASRGAATDPQSLYARRRREKINERLRILQNLVPNGTKVDISTMLEEAVTYVKFLQLQIKLLSSDELWMYAPIAYHGMDIGLYQKMMPSL, via the exons ATGGAGCAAATTGGAGCTTTTTTTGATGAAGAATGGGAGTCATTAACCAAATTATTCTCAAGTACTGAAACTGCAGATTTCATGCTTCAATTGCATGGCGATCAAGGCAGCTTGTTCGCGATAAATGCTCGCGAAAATGCTGGCTCGGGTTATGAGAATGGTCCTCCACAATCAGCATTATATCAATTAGGTGATGAACAACATGAAGCTAACACTAGCTTTCAGTATTTTTCTCAAGAAAGTAGCATTACCAGCTGTGGAAGTGATGGCATTTTTTTCACTAACAATTCGAACCACGACATTGATCATGATGTTAATAACCAGCTTCTTCAAGTAGCAATTAACAACCAACCTGATGATCAGTCCATTGATTTCTTTATTATGGACAACAAAAATAATCTTGAAAATTTGTCTATTAATTTTCCTGATGATACTAATGACATGGACTCACCCTCATCCAAAGAAGAAATGGTATGTGACCAATTGGACAATGTTGGAATTTCCCCTGTTTCAAGCAAGGAAATGCAGCTGAAGAGGAAGTTTGACAAAATTGCACTTCAATCAAGTTCAAAGGAACAAAAACTCAAGGAGGAATTACCTGAGAATCCGAAGAAGAAATCGCGGGGATCATCACAAGAT GcacagaaaaataagaaaaaggcacagccaaaagggaaaaagaatCAAAAGATAACTCAAATTAACAATGAAGAAGGAGAAGATCAAGAAGCTAATAATGCAGCTATTCAAAATGGACAGAGCTCAAGTTGCTGCAGTTCTGAGGATGATTCTAATGCTTCTCAGGAATTAAATGGAGGGGCAATATCTTCAAAATCTAAAGGGAAATCAAGAGCCAGCAGAGGAGCTGCTACAGATCCACAAAGCCTTTATGCTAGG agaagaagagaaaagatcAATGAAAGATTGAGAATCTTGCAGAACCTTGTTCCCAATGGCACTAAG GTTGACATTAGCACAATGCTTGAAGAAGCAGTTACTTATGTGAAGTTTTTGCAGCTTCAAATTAAG TTACTGAGCTCAGATGAACTGTGGATGTATGCTCCAATTGCTTACCATGGAATGGACATTGGTCTCTATCAAAAGATGATGCCAAGTTTGTAA